A portion of the Coraliomargarita parva genome contains these proteins:
- the uidA gene encoding beta-glucuronidase yields MLYPKRTQTRDLFELNGIWNFARELDESNYAEGFTAEKQVAVPGSYNDLFTDNEFRTWEKGTWYARSFQLPRMLRSERIVLRFGSVSYRAEVYLNGQHLGGHETGYTPFEFDITELAKFDDENLLCVRVENTLSNETVPMGNLQNKPEAGQFAGQYPDTPFDFFPYAGIQRPVAIYTTPKTAWLDQVAVETTYEGNTGHVSIGGRCCGQAAKAFISVQGTEASTTVELHDQTFASMLKIESVQLWGVNRPNLYQARIQLIDTDGNVLDDYTQQFGVRTVKVDGNRILLNEKPVYLQGFGRHEDFHIIGKGLNHSVNIRDHELLKWIHANSYRTTHYPYSEELIQLADEQGILLIAEAPAVSINFDYVNEQTLKAHKKVLAELIERDRNNPSVIMWSVANEATTDRPESIPYFKELSELVRSMDSTRPVTMISCKGADDLVMDFFDVVGVNTYPGWYHLPGQVDAAKEHLRASLKQMHEQFRKPILITEFGADTIAGMHSLPVEQWSEEYQTELILGLIEVMREMDFVVGEHIWNFADFRTAQGFARVGGNKKGVFTRERQPKMVAHFLKKFWSKPRYED; encoded by the coding sequence ATGCTCTATCCAAAACGCACACAAACGAGAGACCTGTTCGAACTGAACGGTATCTGGAATTTTGCCCGCGAGCTCGACGAAAGCAACTACGCCGAAGGTTTCACCGCGGAAAAGCAAGTCGCGGTGCCCGGCAGTTACAACGACCTCTTCACGGACAACGAATTCCGCACCTGGGAGAAAGGGACTTGGTATGCACGCAGCTTCCAATTGCCGCGGATGCTCCGGTCCGAGCGGATCGTGCTTCGCTTCGGATCGGTCAGCTACCGGGCGGAAGTGTATCTGAACGGGCAACATCTCGGCGGTCACGAGACCGGGTACACCCCCTTCGAGTTTGACATCACGGAACTCGCCAAGTTCGACGACGAGAACCTGCTCTGTGTGCGGGTCGAGAATACACTCTCGAACGAAACGGTCCCGATGGGGAATCTGCAGAACAAGCCGGAGGCCGGGCAGTTCGCCGGACAGTACCCGGACACGCCTTTCGACTTTTTCCCCTATGCGGGGATCCAGCGACCGGTCGCGATTTACACGACTCCCAAAACCGCATGGCTGGACCAGGTCGCCGTCGAAACCACTTACGAGGGGAACACCGGCCATGTCAGCATCGGTGGCCGGTGCTGCGGTCAGGCAGCGAAGGCGTTCATCTCGGTTCAAGGCACGGAAGCCAGCACGACGGTGGAGCTCCACGACCAGACATTTGCCTCGATGCTGAAAATCGAGTCGGTGCAACTCTGGGGCGTCAACCGGCCAAATCTCTACCAAGCCCGCATTCAGTTGATCGATACGGATGGCAATGTACTCGACGACTACACCCAGCAGTTCGGGGTGCGCACCGTCAAGGTGGATGGCAACCGCATCCTGCTCAACGAGAAGCCGGTTTACCTGCAGGGCTTCGGACGTCACGAGGACTTTCACATCATCGGCAAAGGCCTCAACCACTCAGTCAACATCCGCGACCACGAGCTTCTGAAATGGATCCACGCGAATTCCTACCGCACCACGCACTACCCCTACTCCGAAGAGCTTATACAGCTGGCTGACGAACAGGGCATCCTGCTCATCGCCGAGGCTCCGGCCGTTTCCATCAATTTCGACTACGTCAACGAGCAGACCCTGAAAGCCCATAAAAAGGTGCTGGCCGAGCTCATCGAACGCGACCGCAACAACCCCTCGGTAATCATGTGGTCGGTCGCCAACGAAGCCACCACCGACCGTCCTGAATCGATTCCCTACTTCAAGGAGCTTTCCGAACTCGTTCGCTCCATGGACTCGACCCGACCGGTGACCATGATCAGCTGCAAAGGTGCCGACGACCTGGTCATGGATTTCTTCGATGTGGTCGGCGTCAACACCTATCCGGGCTGGTATCACCTCCCCGGCCAGGTCGATGCCGCCAAGGAGCACCTCCGCGCATCCCTCAAACAGATGCACGAACAGTTCCGGAAACCGATCCTGATTACGGAATTCGGCGCCGATACGATCGCGGGCATGCACAGCCTGCCGGTCGAGCAGTGGAGCGAGGAGTATCAAACCGAGCTCATCCTCGGACTGATCGAAGTCATGCGCGAAATGGACTTCGTCGTCGGCGAACACATCTGGAATTTTGCCGATTTCCGGACCGCACAGGGCTTTGCCCGGGTGGGCGGCAACAAGAA
- a CDS encoding sodium:solute symporter family protein — MHSIDYFVLSVYLIGIFLVGLFLSFKNKSSEDMFAAGGESPWWTSGLSAFMTMFSAGTFVVWGGIAYQHGLVAVIINLCYGVAALLVGFFVAGHWKRMGVKTPAQFIELRFGASAVQFYTWAMMVFRIVGVAVSLYSLSIVLVAMMPLDAGNPLCDPSTGNLSLVWAIIIFGGIVVIYTMAGGLWAVLMTDVLQFIVLNLAVIFIVPLAFASTGGVGAFLEKAPEGFFALTSNKYTVFFLVGWVLIHFFMIGAEWAFAQRFICVSSEKEAKKSAYLFGGLYLLSPMLWLLPPMIYRTINPDADPQEAYILACRAVLPAGMVGLMVAAMFSATASMVSSQLNVFAGVLTDEIYRRLLKPEASERHLVQMGRVFTILLGAVLIGVSLLIPYLGGAEKVVVAITSLMVGPLLAPTIWGLFSKRVGIRAIWTTVAISFVLGLVLKIGLGANGMLVSESTQALADWLQANGTTVDLIIGVVIPVSILTVMHFWRGETAAGWKRVEQQVNEVIAAGKVTEASSLPAIIVGGCLLLCGLLMFGLIPFNDEGHLILAVFGAVLVLITCLIFFFIRIQQKRNLT; from the coding sequence ATGCACTCCATCGATTACTTCGTGCTTTCAGTTTACCTGATCGGTATTTTCCTGGTCGGGCTCTTTCTTTCGTTCAAGAACAAGAGCTCGGAAGACATGTTTGCCGCCGGAGGGGAGTCGCCCTGGTGGACTTCCGGCTTGAGTGCGTTCATGACGATGTTTTCGGCCGGGACTTTTGTAGTATGGGGTGGGATCGCCTACCAGCATGGCTTAGTCGCAGTCATCATCAACCTTTGTTATGGTGTGGCGGCGCTGCTGGTAGGTTTTTTCGTCGCCGGGCACTGGAAACGAATGGGCGTCAAGACGCCGGCCCAATTCATCGAGCTGCGCTTTGGAGCTTCGGCTGTGCAGTTCTACACCTGGGCGATGATGGTCTTCCGTATCGTTGGCGTGGCGGTTTCCCTGTACTCGCTCTCAATTGTGCTTGTGGCGATGATGCCCCTGGATGCGGGCAACCCGCTGTGTGATCCGTCGACGGGGAACCTGTCTTTGGTTTGGGCCATTATTATCTTCGGTGGCATTGTGGTGATTTACACCATGGCCGGTGGGCTCTGGGCCGTGTTGATGACGGATGTGCTGCAGTTCATCGTGCTGAATCTGGCCGTGATCTTTATTGTGCCTTTGGCCTTTGCCAGTACCGGTGGTGTGGGGGCATTCCTTGAGAAAGCACCGGAAGGCTTCTTTGCCCTGACGAGCAATAAATACACGGTCTTCTTCCTCGTCGGTTGGGTGCTGATCCACTTTTTCATGATCGGGGCGGAATGGGCCTTTGCCCAGCGCTTCATCTGTGTGTCGAGTGAGAAGGAGGCGAAGAAGAGCGCTTATCTGTTTGGCGGACTTTATTTGCTGAGCCCGATGCTCTGGCTCCTGCCGCCGATGATCTACCGCACGATCAATCCGGATGCGGACCCGCAGGAGGCTTACATTCTGGCCTGTCGCGCGGTCCTTCCGGCTGGTATGGTGGGCTTGATGGTGGCCGCCATGTTTTCCGCCACGGCCAGTATGGTGAGTTCGCAGTTGAATGTTTTTGCCGGTGTGCTGACGGACGAGATCTATCGACGCCTCTTGAAGCCGGAGGCATCGGAACGGCATCTGGTTCAAATGGGCCGCGTCTTTACGATTTTGCTGGGTGCCGTGTTGATCGGTGTCTCGTTGCTGATTCCCTATCTGGGCGGAGCCGAGAAGGTGGTCGTGGCGATTACCAGCCTGATGGTGGGGCCTTTGTTGGCTCCGACGATTTGGGGCCTTTTCAGCAAACGTGTCGGCATCCGGGCGATCTGGACGACTGTGGCTATCAGCTTCGTGCTGGGGCTGGTTTTAAAAATCGGCTTGGGTGCGAACGGCATGCTGGTGTCCGAATCGACACAAGCGCTGGCGGATTGGCTCCAGGCCAACGGTACGACGGTGGACCTGATCATCGGCGTGGTGATCCCCGTCAGCATCCTCACCGTGATGCACTTCTGGCGGGGCGAAACGGCGGCCGGCTGGAAACGCGTTGAACAACAAGTCAACGAGGTCATTGCGGCGGGCAAGGTGACTGAGGCCAGCAGCCTGCCTGCGATCATTGTGGGCGGCTGCCTCCTGCTCTGCGGTCTGCTGATGTTCGGCCTCATCCCCTTTAACGACGAGGGGCATCTGATTTTAGCGGTCTTCGGTGCGGTGCTCGTGCTGATCACCTGCCTGATTTTCTTTTTTATCCGGATACAACAAAAACGGAATCTGACATGA
- a CDS encoding glycoside hydrolase family 2 TIM barrel-domain containing protein, translating to MSPKFKHQMLRSPLKIAGLLLLCLSSLLSLHAAQELDLSGQWKFSIYPKHADDPSWRQPGYDRSRWADMTVPGSWDTENKYAHFTGTAFYVKEFDLPETWEEPSFRLRFGAVYQTTEVWLNDEYLGKHVGGYTPFEFDVTKVIRKGETNTLAVTVNNKYNRGAWWKWGGIHQKVYLVNEGPVRIVRQKIIAEPNLDDGSSTIDLEVTVRNSGEDVFTGELQSRIVSWKSQTPHGSLSKESLSVDPGETVKVSLHFELAASEARLWDLEDPYLYQLLSRLIDDHGSVSEKKDRFGIRKIETANAKLLLNGKELHLNGFNRIATHRAYGQTDPEPLIRFDIDTMMAMGARMSRIAHHAQNPALLDYCDEVGMLIIEEIPVWGKTEQQTQPNNPLTKQWLTEMIERDYNHPCVIGWSVGNELAEKNLDGQKMSWRIYEYVRTMIEHVASLDSTRLKTYVSNTATAANGPGIDPNDLVDIMMHNSYGGAPGQVQKLHQVWPEKPVFVSELGKSQIGESLDNGLHEQLKEEILALKEFDYVVGCSIWSYNDYRSHFGGTPLTENRAWGMYNVWRQPKAAAYEMRELFTAEASDAPLPTMTAIPAERPEDAVYIQAVVPMQNSCMVGFTVVDENDDYEIAYEKDGGEAQTLVIKKLRGAAKISGLEPGDYTFRIRPVRAGEPGPWSASYSTHIRH from the coding sequence ATGTCTCCGAAATTCAAACATCAGATGCTCCGCTCCCCCCTGAAAATCGCCGGCCTCCTGCTCCTTTGCCTCAGTTCGCTTCTCTCGCTGCATGCAGCGCAGGAGTTGGACCTTTCGGGGCAATGGAAGTTTTCCATCTACCCAAAACATGCGGACGATCCCAGCTGGAGACAACCGGGATACGATCGCTCCCGCTGGGCGGACATGACTGTTCCCGGGAGCTGGGATACCGAAAATAAATATGCCCACTTCACCGGCACCGCATTCTACGTGAAGGAGTTCGACCTGCCGGAAACATGGGAGGAGCCATCCTTTCGCCTGCGCTTCGGCGCGGTCTATCAAACCACAGAAGTCTGGCTGAACGATGAATACCTGGGCAAGCATGTGGGTGGCTACACGCCCTTTGAATTCGACGTAACCAAGGTCATCCGCAAGGGCGAAACCAATACACTGGCAGTCACTGTAAACAACAAATACAACCGCGGCGCCTGGTGGAAATGGGGTGGCATCCATCAGAAAGTTTACTTGGTCAACGAGGGTCCCGTTCGGATTGTCCGTCAGAAAATCATAGCCGAGCCCAATCTTGACGACGGCAGCTCGACAATTGACCTTGAGGTCACGGTTCGAAATTCCGGTGAAGACGTCTTTACCGGTGAGCTGCAATCACGCATCGTCAGTTGGAAAAGCCAGACGCCACACGGCAGTTTATCGAAGGAGTCCCTTTCAGTTGATCCCGGCGAAACCGTCAAGGTCTCCCTTCACTTCGAACTCGCGGCATCGGAAGCCCGTCTTTGGGATCTGGAGGATCCGTACCTCTACCAGCTACTGAGCCGATTGATTGATGACCATGGCTCGGTTTCCGAAAAGAAGGACCGATTCGGTATCCGAAAAATTGAGACAGCCAATGCCAAGCTCCTCCTGAACGGAAAAGAGCTGCATCTCAACGGTTTCAACCGCATCGCCACCCACCGGGCCTACGGGCAAACCGACCCGGAGCCACTCATAAGGTTTGATATCGACACAATGATGGCGATGGGGGCGCGCATGAGCCGTATCGCGCACCATGCCCAAAACCCTGCCCTGCTCGATTACTGCGACGAAGTCGGCATGCTCATCATCGAGGAAATTCCGGTCTGGGGCAAAACGGAGCAGCAAACCCAGCCCAACAATCCACTCACGAAGCAATGGCTGACCGAGATGATCGAACGCGACTACAATCACCCCTGCGTGATCGGTTGGTCCGTCGGCAACGAGTTGGCGGAAAAGAACCTGGATGGGCAAAAGATGAGTTGGCGGATTTACGAATACGTCCGCACCATGATCGAACATGTCGCGAGCCTGGATTCGACCCGGCTGAAAACCTACGTCAGCAACACGGCCACAGCGGCCAATGGCCCGGGAATCGACCCGAACGACCTCGTCGACATAATGATGCATAACAGCTATGGCGGGGCGCCCGGGCAGGTGCAAAAGCTGCACCAGGTTTGGCCCGAAAAACCGGTCTTCGTGTCCGAGCTCGGGAAGAGCCAGATCGGCGAGAGCCTCGACAATGGCTTGCACGAGCAGCTAAAGGAAGAGATCCTGGCCTTGAAGGAATTCGATTACGTCGTGGGCTGCTCGATCTGGAGCTACAACGACTACCGCAGCCACTTTGGCGGCACGCCGCTCACCGAAAACCGCGCCTGGGGCATGTATAACGTGTGGCGCCAACCGAAAGCCGCGGCCTACGAAATGCGGGAACTCTTTACCGCTGAGGCCAGCGATGCACCACTGCCCACGATGACCGCCATCCCGGCAGAGCGCCCCGAAGACGCAGTCTACATTCAAGCCGTCGTGCCCATGCAAAACAGCTGCATGGTCGGCTTCACCGTGGTCGACGAGAACGACGACTATGAAATCGCCTACGAGAAGGACGGGGGCGAAGCACAAACGCTCGTAATCAAAAAGCTGCGAGGCGCCGCCAAGATCTCCGGCTTGGAACCGGGCGATTACACATTCCGCATCCGCCCGGTTCGTGCCGGCGAACCGGGTCCGTGGTCGGCAAGCTATTCGACGCATATTCGGCACTGA